TATGCCCGGCGGCACTAGTAACGTCTGGATGAAACATCATCGGATGTTTTTGGCAATACTGAAACTTTTATAACTACAGAGACCCTATTGTTACTTCTTGGCTGCGTACGCTTCATTAAATTCTTGAATAATCTGCTCCCCGCCTTGCTTCTTCCATTGCTCTATAGCAGCTTCAAATCCTGCTTGGTCTAAGGTTCCATAAATATACTTGTAAGTCGCATCCGTAATGATCGTCTGCAGCTCTACACCTTTAGTTGTATAGGTCTCAGAATCAAGCGCAGCCGTAGGATCGTGAACGGCAATCTCCTCATTCGCCACGGTCAGCTCTTCTGCATGGATTCGGCCCGGCAGATCATGATAACCTTCATACATTCCATTGGTTTCGGGTTCCCCGATAACACTGTCTTTGTAGCCCTTGACTTCACGTTCCGTTTTTTCCTGATCCTCCGATGCTTTTGCCTTACTGTCTTCAACGGTATAATGTACACCCTCCTGTCCCCAGTACATTAAATTGGCCACTTCAGGAGTCATCATCTTGTCAAAGAAGGCTAGCACCTGCTTCAGCTCTGCTTCATCCTTGATCGCGGAAGTTGGGAACAAAATGACATTGTTATAACCAGGAATTGCCCAGGTTGCCGCTTCTCCGGTAGGTCCAGCAATTTTGCTCTCCACATCCAGCACAGCATCCGGCGCATTCTTGATCAGGTCCTTGTGAAGAGAGTTAATATCCGACATCGCCCCTACATAAGCTCCTGCCTTACCGCTCGTGAACAAGTTAACCTGATCTGTTTTACTCGTAGCTGCAAAATCCTGATTGATCAGCCCTTCCTGATGAAGCTTCTTGAAGAAATCGAGGGTTTCCATATACTCAGGGAATGTGAAATCTGGCTGGAGCTGTCCATCCTTCTCCCCCCAGTTATTCGGAACGTTGTACCAGGAAGCAACCGTCTTAAAGGCTCCATATACCAAATCATTTCGGTCGGTCAGTCCAATCGTATTGTCCTGACCATCTCCGTCCGGATCCTGCTCTTTAAACGCTTTCAACATATTGTAGAATTGATCCACATTGGTTGGTGCTTCAATGCCCAGCTTATCTGCCCAATCTTTACGATAGATGAGCCCCTGCCTTGCTAATGGCCGGCCGATATATAATGAATAGAGCTTTCCATCCACCTTTGTATTCTCAAGAATGAGTGGTTTCAGTTTATTTAAATTTTCAAATTCGCTTAAGTAAGGACCAATCTCCCAAAACTGTCCGTCACGAATGGCTTCCTTCATTTGAATGAATGTGGCCTGATTCTTCAGGTAAGTGACATCGGGTAATGAACCTGTAGCAAAGGAGGTCGTTAATTTCTCTTCATAAGTGTCGGCCGGAAAAAATTGATACGTCAGCTTCGTATTTGTCAGCTTCTCCACTTCATTTTTAATCGTATCCGGTGGAGTTTCTGCAGTGTTTAGAGGAAGCATAATCGTAATCTCTGCCGGTTGATTGGATGCTTCTTCTCCCCCTTGAGCTGCCCCTGGTTCGCTGGGAGTTCCTGAGCTGCTGTCACCTCCGCCTCCACAGGCAGATAGAACCATACTGAATGACGTTAAAAGACTAAGCATGGCGAATGTTCTTTTTTTCATTTTTGTCATGACCTCCATTAAGTTGATGGATAACTTGCTTGCCTCTTCACATTACATTTGAAAAACAGAGTACGAATACAATCATTTGCCCATATCGCCCGATTTCTTATGACACCTAATCAAATGATTATCATGGTTATTAGCGTTATTTCCGCTCACAAAGAATAAAAAAACGCCCAATCTGATTCCTGCGAATCACCATTGGACGGTTCCTTATACCTATTCACTTGAAATAAGCAGAAGTATATTCTTGTATAATATCTTCTCCGCCCAGTTGCTTCCATCGATCAATTTCACGGGCGAAGCCTTCTTGATCAAGATTTCCCAAAATGTAATGATAGGTTGCATCGGATATCAATGTTTCCAATTCCACATTTTTTTCGGCATACGTATCAGACTCCAGATGGAGCGTCGGGTCCTGAACCAGGAACTTCTCATTATCCATGCTCAATTCCTCTGCTAATGCAGTTAATGCTTCCTGCTTCGCAATTGGCATTACATTAGGGTTGCTGAGATCCGCAATCATTAATGTGTACAACGGATTTACTTCGTTAACCCGCAGAATTGATGTTCCTTCATCGAGCAGCACCTTGCCATCCTGAACCGTGTAGTGTATACCTTCAATACCATAGCGCATTAAATTGGCTACATCCTCATCCATCGTTCTGTCAAAAAAGCCTAGGATCTTTTTCAGCTCCGCTTCTGTTTCTATGGCCTTCTTCGAAAATAAAAAAACACCGTTATAATTCGGTATAGACCACACTTTATATCCTGCCGGCCCCTGTATTCGATTCGAAAGCGTGAATCTTGCGTCTGGATTCAGTACCTTAGTCTCATCATACAAACGCTGCACATCTGTCATGCTGCCAATATATACACCAGCTTTGCCTGTAATGATCATATCTCTCTGTACATCCTTGCTAGTGACAGCAAAATCCTGATTGATCAGCTTTTCCTTAACGAGCTTCTTCATGAAGTTCATCGTGTCCAGGTAGGCCTGGGTCTCAAACTCAGGAATCAATGTGTTTCCTTTGACCAGCCAGTTATTCGGTGTTCCAAAATACGAAGATAGTGTCTTAAAAGCCCCATAGGTGAGGTCGTTCCGATCTGCTAATCCAATCGTATCATCCATGCCATTTCCGTCCGGATCAGAAAAAGTAAACGCTCTCATAACCTCGTACAGCTGGTCTAATGTTTTCGGTGTTTCAAGCCCCAGCCGATCAAGCCAATCTTCTCGAATGATGACGCCTTGTCTTGAAGAGGGTCTCTCTGTGTATAATCCGTAAATACGTCCATCCACCGCCGTCTGCTCAAGTATACCGGAATCCAAATATCTGAGATTCGGAAATTCTTCGATATAGGAGCCGATTTCCCAGAATGCATCCGTTCGTATCGCATTTTTGATAAACGGATAATCAATATGCTTCACGAAGGTAACTTTCTTCATGGAATTGGTCGTGAGTGCCGTGTTCAGCTTATCTGTGTATATACCGTCTGTGATCCAATTGATCTCCAGCTCCGTATGAGTAAGCTGCTCAATTCGATCCATGATTTCATCGCTCGGCGGATGGGGAAAATGGAGCGGGACCATCATTGATATTGGAAGCTTCTCCTCTGCTGGTACTTGCAGTTCCGCCTTAAGGGCTCCACTATTGCAGCCACTAATGAGCATGATGGACAATAAGCCTGCTCCGGCCGCAATTAAGCGTCTCCCCCATGCTTTTCGCTTAAAAAGAATCATCATAACAGCCCATCCCCCTTGCCGAATTTTCCATTTATAGGCATAATCAATAAGAAGCCTCAATTACTAATCGAGACAGGTGATGTCCATGCGCTGGAACGCTTTGAGCTTTTTAAGCAAAATAACGATCTTCGTCCTCCTGCTGAGCACGATTCCTGTCATTTTCATCGGTGTATTCGCTTATGTTACCTCTACTCAGGAGATACAGCGGAACGTCAACAGCAGTAAGATGCAGCTTATTTTGCAAATTAATTCCAATTTAGAGCAAAAGCTCGTGACTGTCAACCACACACTTAATCAGGTAGTCAGCTCCAGTGTGCTTAAAAACGCTCTTTATAGCCCACTTTTTGTAACCGATTTCAAAACCTATAATGATCTCCGCACTGAAGTCCGAAACATGCAGTCATTTGAAACCAAGCTCGATGATGTTGTACTCATCAATTTCAACCAAAATTGGATGATCAAAAACTCAGGTCTCTACCGTTTCGATGATTATCCCCTCGCCGATGAGATCCAGAGTCTTCAGAATATGAAGGAAAATTCAGGCTGGACTCTCACTCCATCGAAATGGTTTTATAGTGAGGAGAATGCGAACGGTGCCAACTGCCAGTACAATATCAGCCTGGTCAAAAAACTGCCGGCCACCGGGATCGAGAAATCTGGTCTTGCGATCGCCAATATCCCCTCCTGTGAGCTAAAGGACTTTATCCAAAAGGATGGTGACTCGACGGAAGACATTATTATCTTAGATGCCAATGAACGTATTCTGTTTCACTATAATCAGGAACTGATTGGCAAGTCCTTAGCTGAGAGTGGACTTCGTGCCGAAGGCAGACTCGAGCAGCCGTCCGGGCAGTTTACAACGGAACTCTCGGGCCAAGATTACGCGGTATCTTATTATCGTTCTGAGCTTAATGATTGGACCTACTTATCGGCAACCTCCATCCAGAGTCTTACTCAAAAATCATCACAAATTGGAACCTACACACTGCTGATGTGTCTGGCTTTGCTGCTTATTTCCGTTGGAATGGCCTTTCTTGGATCAAGACGCATTTATTCACCTATCCGGAGATTACTGAATGAGCTGGGGCTTAGACCAGAACGTAACGAATTTGAGCATATTGGAGCTGAAGTTTCTGACTTATTCCAGTCGAAGACTAGGCTTGAAAAGGAGCTGCATCAGCACATTCAGCAGGTTAGAACCTTCTATCTAACGAGAGTATTCACAGGTCAGTTTAAATCAAATGAGCTTCTTCACAAGCTCGAGCAATATGGTTATGGCAAACAAATCAACGAATGGCGCACGATGGCTGTCTTGACCATTCAGATTGATTTTACGGAGCAAACCCGATATGAGAAAAAGGATCTTGAGCTGTTATTGTTTGCCGTACAAAATATGCTGGAAGAGCTTGTCTCACAGAAAGAGCGTCTTAGTCCGGTCATTATCGACCATACCATCGTTCTGCTGGTTGGCGGTGAAGAAACGGATGATACCGTATTTAATGCTTATCTCTACTCTTTAACAGAGGATGTTCAAAACCATATTGATCAAGTGCTTGATCTATCAGTGAGTATCGGGATTAGCTTACCTGTGGAATCGTTCCACGGTATTTCTATGGCATATCGTGAGGGGCTCGAGGCACTCAGACATCGGATCAAGCTCGGTAAAGGCATCGTCATCCAGTATCAGGATCTAAATGACGGTAAGCACTATGTTAACCTGTCTTATCCAGCACAGCTGGAGAATGAGCTGATAGAGGCGATCAAGCTGGCAGATGAGCGCAAGGCCCGTGATACTTTTGATCAGCTGCTTGACGGTATCTTCGATCTTGAGCTGCTTCCCCATGAATACCAAATACCGATTACTCGGCTGCTTAATAATCTTCTGCTGATCATGCAAGAGTCAGGAATTAGTGTGCATCAAATCTATCATGAGAAACGCTCTGTCTTTGAAGATATTCTGAAGCTGGACACTGTTGATGAGATCCGTAATTGGTTCTGGTCCAAGCTTATTCTTCCTACTCTTGGTGTATTCCGTAATCGCCAGAATACTCAGTATCATCATATTTCTGAGAAGATCATTGACCTCGTGCAGAATTATTATGATACAGATCTTACGTTAGAGGAATGTGCCCATCGTCTTCATTACAATGCCAATTATCTTAGCAGTGTGTTTCGTAAAGAGACCGGCTGCTCGTTTAGCGAATATTTGACCAACTATCGTTTTAGTATGGCAAAAAAATGGCTGACAACGTCCGATATGTCCATCAAGGACATCGCTACCAAACTAAGGTACAACAATTCCCAAAACTTCATTCGCTCTTTCCGGAAAATAGAGGGCGTCACACCTGGACAATATCGGGAAGATAGAAAAGCAATCTAATCATAGGAGGCAATATAGCCTCCTATTCTCGTCTCTTTTTTTCTTACCAACTTATCCGTATAATACCCAACGATTTGACTCGATTTAAAGTCACGGATATGTAGACGAAAACACGCTTATAGAATGAAATTTCAACGCAAAAAAAGCAAGGAGCATTACTATGTTAGTAATGCTCCTTGCTGAGTTATGCCGGTGAAGGGACTCGAACCCCCACGGTTTCCCTCACGATTTTGAGTCGCGCGCGTCTGCCAATTCCGCCACACCGGCTTATTTAATTAAAGCGTGCCCTAAGAGATTCGAACTCCTGACCTTTTGATTCGTAGTCAAACGCTCTATCCAGCTGAGCTAAGGGCACATATTGATCTAACATGCGGAAGACCAGACTTGAACTGGTACGATAGTCACCTACCGCAGGATTTTAAGTCCTGTGCGTCTGCCGATTCCGCCACTCCCGCTTAAGAAATGGAGGCGCCACCCAGATTCGAACTGGGGATAAAGCTTTTGCAGAGCTGTGCCTTACCACTTGGCTATGGCGCCTTATTATGGAGCGGACGACGGGAATCGAACCCGCGACCCTCGCCTTGGCAAGGCGATGCTCTACCGCTGAGCCACGTCCGCGCAAAAATGGCTGGGGATATAGGATTCGAACCTATGCGTGACGGAGTCAAAGTCCGTTGCCTTACCGCTTGGCTAATCCCCAATAAAATATAAATGGGGCGATCGATGGGACTTGAACCCACGAATGCCGGAGCCACAATCCGGTGCGTTAACCCCTTCGCCACGACCGCCATATAAATTATAAGGTAATTGGCAGGGGCAGCAGGAATTGAACCCACACTAACGGTTTTGGAGACCGCTGTTCTACCTTTAAACTATGCCCCTATGAAACTGGTGGAGG
This sequence is a window from Paenibacillus urinalis. Protein-coding genes within it:
- a CDS encoding extracellular solute-binding protein → MKKRTFAMLSLLTSFSMVLSACGGGGDSSSGTPSEPGAAQGGEEASNQPAEITIMLPLNTAETPPDTIKNEVEKLTNTKLTYQFFPADTYEEKLTTSFATGSLPDVTYLKNQATFIQMKEAIRDGQFWEIGPYLSEFENLNKLKPLILENTKVDGKLYSLYIGRPLARQGLIYRKDWADKLGIEAPTNVDQFYNMLKAFKEQDPDGDGQDNTIGLTDRNDLVYGAFKTVASWYNVPNNWGEKDGQLQPDFTFPEYMETLDFFKKLHQEGLINQDFAATSKTDQVNLFTSGKAGAYVGAMSDINSLHKDLIKNAPDAVLDVESKIAGPTGEAATWAIPGYNNVILFPTSAIKDEAELKQVLAFFDKMMTPEVANLMYWGQEGVHYTVEDSKAKASEDQEKTEREVKGYKDSVIGEPETNGMYEGYHDLPGRIHAEELTVANEEIAVHDPTAALDSETYTTKGVELQTIITDATYKYIYGTLDQAGFEAAIEQWKKQGGEQIIQEFNEAYAAKK
- a CDS encoding extracellular solute-binding protein — protein: MMILFKRKAWGRRLIAAGAGLLSIMLISGCNSGALKAELQVPAEEKLPISMMVPLHFPHPPSDEIMDRIEQLTHTELEINWITDGIYTDKLNTALTTNSMKKVTFVKHIDYPFIKNAIRTDAFWEIGSYIEEFPNLRYLDSGILEQTAVDGRIYGLYTERPSSRQGVIIREDWLDRLGLETPKTLDQLYEVMRAFTFSDPDGNGMDDTIGLADRNDLTYGAFKTLSSYFGTPNNWLVKGNTLIPEFETQAYLDTMNFMKKLVKEKLINQDFAVTSKDVQRDMIITGKAGVYIGSMTDVQRLYDETKVLNPDARFTLSNRIQGPAGYKVWSIPNYNGVFLFSKKAIETEAELKKILGFFDRTMDEDVANLMRYGIEGIHYTVQDGKVLLDEGTSILRVNEVNPLYTLMIADLSNPNVMPIAKQEALTALAEELSMDNEKFLVQDPTLHLESDTYAEKNVELETLISDATYHYILGNLDQEGFAREIDRWKQLGGEDIIQEYTSAYFK
- a CDS encoding helix-turn-helix domain-containing protein — encoded protein: MRWNALSFLSKITIFVLLLSTIPVIFIGVFAYVTSTQEIQRNVNSSKMQLILQINSNLEQKLVTVNHTLNQVVSSSVLKNALYSPLFVTDFKTYNDLRTEVRNMQSFETKLDDVVLINFNQNWMIKNSGLYRFDDYPLADEIQSLQNMKENSGWTLTPSKWFYSEENANGANCQYNISLVKKLPATGIEKSGLAIANIPSCELKDFIQKDGDSTEDIIILDANERILFHYNQELIGKSLAESGLRAEGRLEQPSGQFTTELSGQDYAVSYYRSELNDWTYLSATSIQSLTQKSSQIGTYTLLMCLALLLISVGMAFLGSRRIYSPIRRLLNELGLRPERNEFEHIGAEVSDLFQSKTRLEKELHQHIQQVRTFYLTRVFTGQFKSNELLHKLEQYGYGKQINEWRTMAVLTIQIDFTEQTRYEKKDLELLLFAVQNMLEELVSQKERLSPVIIDHTIVLLVGGEETDDTVFNAYLYSLTEDVQNHIDQVLDLSVSIGISLPVESFHGISMAYREGLEALRHRIKLGKGIVIQYQDLNDGKHYVNLSYPAQLENELIEAIKLADERKARDTFDQLLDGIFDLELLPHEYQIPITRLLNNLLLIMQESGISVHQIYHEKRSVFEDILKLDTVDEIRNWFWSKLILPTLGVFRNRQNTQYHHISEKIIDLVQNYYDTDLTLEECAHRLHYNANYLSSVFRKETGCSFSEYLTNYRFSMAKKWLTTSDMSIKDIATKLRYNNSQNFIRSFRKIEGVTPGQYREDRKAI